Proteins from a genomic interval of Dehalococcoidia bacterium:
- a CDS encoding SUF system NifU family Fe-S cluster assembly protein, giving the protein MTTEGNDDLYKEIILEHYRHPRNARPLAAPDVTREASNPLCGDQVVLQMKLKHNRIEDISVQVRGCSISCASGSIMTEVMKGKTFAEALALYQRFSGAVQSSGPRLSGLGDVEALQGVRKFPGRLQCALLPWTALEQAVETAEQAAQN; this is encoded by the coding sequence ATGACCACTGAAGGCAACGACGACCTCTACAAAGAGATCATCCTGGAGCACTACCGTCATCCCCGCAACGCCCGGCCTCTGGCGGCCCCGGACGTGACGCGTGAGGCGAGCAATCCCCTGTGCGGAGACCAGGTCGTCCTGCAAATGAAGCTGAAGCACAATCGCATCGAGGACATCTCGGTTCAGGTCAGGGGGTGCTCCATCAGCTGCGCTTCTGGCTCCATCATGACCGAGGTCATGAAAGGTAAGACGTTCGCGGAGGCCCTGGCGCTCTACCAAAGGTTCAGTGGAGCAGTCCAGAGCTCTGGCCCTCGCCTCTCCGGCCTGGGCGACGTGGAGGCATTACAGGGAGTGCGGAAGTTCCCCGGCCGGCTGCAGTGTGCCCTGCTCCCGTGGACAGCCCTCGAACAGGCCGTAGAGACCGCTGAGCAGGCCGCTCAAAACTAG
- a CDS encoding enoyl-CoA hydratase-related protein: MAVHERYKFQYLWDQALQVPHEGREWKVIIYEKPTPKVARITLNRPERRNAFNDNLFLEMLAAYHKAFDDADVRAIIIRGAGAGFCSGHDLSGPKDEHGRPDETPPVPPDMKPTMRDYFNVERRRCTKHRDILFLPKVTIAQVHGFAIGAGEFVAASCDLTIAAEDAVLGQRGFGRMTEGVHNWPGAWPWGSQFQRGGTVLQEIGARDAARVHLINKTVPADRLDDEALTWAKAIAEIPADALTLTKEFLNGCADISGISRAWRSHHARHIALQFIRFPEGEVNFYKLRRDKGLKGYFSDRKQSATPEALRA, encoded by the coding sequence ATGGCCGTCCACGAGCGCTACAAGTTCCAGTACCTGTGGGACCAGGCCCTCCAGGTCCCGCATGAGGGTAGGGAATGGAAGGTCATCATCTACGAGAAGCCCACCCCCAAGGTCGCTCGCATCACTCTCAACCGGCCTGAGCGACGCAACGCCTTCAACGACAACCTCTTCCTGGAGATGCTCGCCGCCTACCACAAGGCGTTCGACGACGCTGACGTCCGCGCCATTATTATTCGCGGCGCCGGGGCCGGCTTCTGCTCCGGCCACGACCTCTCCGGCCCCAAGGACGAGCACGGGCGCCCGGACGAGACGCCGCCTGTTCCCCCGGATATGAAGCCCACCATGCGCGACTACTTCAACGTCGAGCGGCGGCGTTGCACCAAGCACAGAGACATCCTCTTTTTGCCCAAGGTGACGATCGCACAGGTGCATGGCTTCGCCATCGGCGCGGGCGAGTTCGTGGCCGCATCCTGCGATCTGACCATCGCGGCGGAGGACGCCGTGCTGGGCCAGCGCGGCTTTGGCCGCATGACGGAGGGCGTCCACAACTGGCCCGGCGCCTGGCCGTGGGGCTCGCAGTTCCAGCGCGGCGGCACCGTCCTTCAGGAGATAGGGGCCAGGGACGCCGCGCGCGTGCATCTGATTAACAAGACTGTCCCCGCGGACAGGCTGGACGATGAGGCCCTGACGTGGGCCAAGGCCATTGCGGAGATACCCGCGGACGCGCTCACCTTGACGAAGGAGTTCTTGAACGGCTGCGCGGACATCTCCGGTATCAGCCGCGCCTGGCGGTCCCATCACGCCAGGCATATCGCGCTGCAGTTCATCCGATTCCCTGAGGGAGAGGTCAACTTCTACAAGCTGCGCCGGGACAAAGGACTGAAGGGCTACTTCTCGGACCGCAAGCAGAGCGCCACGCCGGAGGCCCTCCGCGCCTAG
- a CDS encoding M67 family metallopeptidase: MTLYLEKRHVDEMIAHSRADAPRECCGILIGKGSRVSEARRADNTLHSPVLYRIDDKQLLAAIREAEKNGTEIVGFYHSHTATEAYPSPTDRRQAMAAWPDVFYVLVSLRDERNPVLRAFVIDERGEISEQTVQIEG, encoded by the coding sequence GTGACTCTGTACCTTGAGAAGCGCCATGTGGACGAGATGATCGCCCACTCCCGTGCGGACGCCCCCCGGGAGTGCTGCGGCATCCTGATAGGCAAAGGCTCCCGCGTGAGCGAGGCCCGCCGCGCCGACAACACGCTCCACTCCCCGGTGCTGTACCGCATTGACGACAAGCAGTTGCTGGCCGCTATCCGCGAGGCCGAGAAGAACGGTACGGAGATAGTCGGCTTCTACCATTCCCACACAGCGACCGAGGCCTATCCCTCCCCAACGGACCGCCGGCAGGCCATGGCCGCCTGGCCGGACGTCTTCTACGTCCTTGTCTCGCTACGCGACGAGCGGAACCCCGTGTTGCGCGCATTCGTCATTGACGAGCGCGGGGAGATATCCGAGCAAACAGTGCAGATTGAGGGCTAG